ATACAAAGTTCTCATGCGGCTGATCTTGAGGAGCCATCCAAGCGCGGATACCCTCATTCAGCAAAATGTTCTTCGTGTAGAACGTCTCAAACTCAGGGTCCTCAGCAGCACGAATCTCC
This genomic stretch from Trichocoleus sp. harbors:
- a CDS encoding photosystem II protein D2; translated protein: EIRAAEDPEFETFYTKNILLNEGIRAWMAPQDQPHENFVFPEEVLPRGNAL